In Dysgonomonadaceae bacterium PH5-43, the genomic stretch GTGGGGTTAGAAAACGACCCATCGGGTCAAACAAATGGAATACAATTCTGGGGGAATAGCTTTGTTGCTGGTCCTCAAGGAGAAATTATAACGGAAGCGTCTAACGATAAAGAAGAAAATATAGTTGTAGAAGTAAATATAAAACGTTCGGAACAAGTACGTCGTTGGTGGCCTTTTTTGAGAGATAGGCGCATTGATGCTTACGGCGACTTAATCAAACGATTTATTGACTGATAATTAACTTACGCAACGGTTACTTCTATTCCGTTTGCTCTAACTTTATCCGCAATTGTTTCTAATTCTTCTTTAGAAACTTTTTCGAGAGTTTTGCTTGGAGTTTCTCTGTCTAAAGAATAAATCATTACGGCTTTGGGTTTAATCTCTTTTATGAGATTAAGCCAGCTGTTTAAGTTTTCGGGTGTGGTATTGTCTACCGACTTACCATTGTGTTCTCCCCTTAAAAATATTGTTTGTATTGTAAGATTTCCTTTGAATTGTTTAAGGTTATCAACTAAGCTGTCTGTGTTGAATTTATTATTTACTGGTTGGTCTATGTTCTTAATAAGAAAATCGAAGCCGGCGTCTAACTTTAATAAATTATTATCTACCTTTTCTAAAGCACTAAATACCGAAGACCTATCTATTGTAGTAGAATTAGAAAGTACTGAGATTTTAGCATTAGGGAAATATTTGTTGCGAAGAGCGATAGTATCGTTGATTATTATTTCAAAATCGGGGTGTAGGGTAGGTTCTCCGTTGCCAGAGAAAGTTATAGAGTCTACTGTTTCTTTATTTTCTTTTACCTCCTTTAGTTTGTTCTCTAAGGCTGTCTTTACTTCTTCTTTTGTTGGAAATTTATTATTGCCTTTACCGTCTATATTGAATCCGCATTCGCAGTAAACGCAGTCGAAGGTGCAAACTTTCCTACTTATGGGAAGAAGATTTATTCCAAGAGAGGCTCCTAATCGTCTACTTTTTATAGGTCCAAATACTATTTTGTCCCAAAGAAATGTTGCCATCTTTTTTGTTGTTTATCAATTAAGGGAGCAAAGTTAGTAAAAGAGATAGATAAAAGAAAAATGTATAGAAGCAAAAAAGGCTCTTAGATTAGAAATTACCTAAGAGCCTTTAATGATATTGTTATGTTTATGTTTATACCTCTGTTCCGTGAGATTGCATCCAAGTAGCTTGAGCTTCATCTACAATTTCTTGTTGTTTTTTTAAGTAAACTTTGAATTGTTCAGCAGTTAAAACTTTTTTGTACTCACCATCTCTCCATTTGTAAACTTTTTTAGCTGCAGTGTTGTTGGGAGCTTCTTCTAATTTTTGCTCTGTTTGTTTATCTATAGCTTTGATTTTGACAACTTGGTCGTCAGTTAAATTCAATGCTTCTTTGATAACTTCTAATTTTTCTTTAATAATATCTTCTGCTGCATACACTTTGTCTTGAGATTGAGCATTTGCTCCAAGAAAAGAAAAAACAATAGCAATGCTTGCAATAAGCATACTCTTTTTAAAAA encodes the following:
- a CDS encoding wyosine [tRNA(Phe)-imidazoG37] synthetase (radical SAM superfamily) (product_source=COG0731; cath_funfam=3.20.20.70; cog=COG0731; pfam=PF04055,PF13394; superfamily=102114), which encodes MATFLWDKIVFGPIKSRRLGASLGINLLPISRKVCTFDCVYCECGFNIDGKGNNKFPTKEEVKTALENKLKEVKENKETVDSITFSGNGEPTLHPDFEIIINDTIALRNKYFPNAKISVLSNSTTIDRSSVFSALEKVDNNLLKLDAGFDFLIKNIDQPVNNKFNTDSLVDNLKQFKGNLTIQTIFLRGEHNGKSVDNTTPENLNSWLNLIKEIKPKAVMIYSLDRETPSKTLEKVSKEELETIADKVRANGIEVTVA
- a CDS encoding hypothetical protein (product_source=Hypo-rule applied; cath_funfam=3.90.550.10; cleavage_site_network=SignalP-noTM; superfamily=51087), with the translated sequence MKNSFFKKSMLIASIAIVFSFLGANAQSQDKVYAAEDIIKEKLEVIKEALNLTDDQVVKIKAIDKQTEQKLEEAPNNTAAKKVYKWRDGEYKKVLTAEQFKVYLKKQQEIVDEAQATWMQSHGTEV